The proteins below come from a single Crossiella sp. CA-258035 genomic window:
- a CDS encoding AAA family ATPase yields the protein MPNGAETRARIESYLLARIPFVTVRTVERSRALDMLGELARIKQLDILVHTLSQGLRDLRTRQPVTDDRSLLGALDLAGEWFQSRSNLTIVFTDVQHLSEDNDISRRFSDLATLAEEHGGSMVVITSDPVWTPLQRMGMAVSLDLPDMDEMRAEIESFLRPYSSDIPIEWGSAEYDQAASILAGVTKIEALNILATLVVKRSVTKDDLPGLSRAKDAIFNELAGLERVTLRDGDHRVGGLAGLRQWLDRKRPLLTMDLRDRGMRPPRGILLVGVPGCGKSLSAKAIAADWQLPLYRLDMASVFGHYVGQSEGRLRDALATADTVAPCVLWIDEIEKGLAGSGSDSTGITTRLVGQFLYWLQESRARVFVVATANDTRSLPPELLRSGRFDDMFFVDLPDQEERREIIGIYLGKYLRVPVAREVVDELVVLSEGFAGSDLQSAVAEIGYEAIRVGDDAVPVDYYYSAFRNVVPLLRSAPERVEEVRQLRDRAIPASGKARPSTDRTVGARRVVLG from the coding sequence ATGCCCAACGGGGCGGAGACCAGAGCCCGCATCGAGTCGTACCTCCTGGCGAGGATCCCGTTCGTCACCGTCCGCACGGTCGAGCGGAGCCGTGCCCTGGACATGCTTGGTGAGCTGGCCCGGATCAAACAGCTCGACATCCTCGTGCACACCCTCAGTCAGGGACTACGGGATCTGCGCACCCGGCAGCCCGTCACGGACGACAGATCGTTGCTCGGCGCGCTAGACCTCGCGGGCGAGTGGTTCCAGTCGAGGTCCAACCTGACCATCGTCTTCACCGACGTACAGCACCTGTCAGAGGACAACGACATATCCCGTCGTTTCTCGGACCTGGCCACGCTCGCGGAGGAGCACGGCGGCAGCATGGTGGTGATCACCTCCGACCCGGTGTGGACCCCGTTGCAGCGCATGGGCATGGCGGTGTCGCTCGACCTACCGGACATGGACGAGATGCGCGCCGAGATCGAGAGCTTCCTGCGCCCCTACTCATCCGACATCCCGATCGAGTGGGGGTCCGCCGAGTACGACCAGGCGGCGTCGATCCTCGCCGGTGTTACCAAGATCGAGGCGCTGAACATCCTCGCCACGCTCGTGGTGAAGCGGTCAGTGACCAAGGACGACCTGCCAGGGCTGAGCCGGGCCAAGGATGCGATCTTCAACGAGCTGGCCGGTTTGGAGCGGGTGACGCTGCGGGACGGCGACCATCGTGTCGGCGGCCTGGCTGGCCTGCGCCAGTGGCTGGACCGCAAGCGCCCCCTGCTGACCATGGACCTACGCGACCGCGGCATGCGGCCGCCGCGCGGCATACTGCTGGTCGGGGTGCCTGGTTGTGGGAAGTCCTTGTCGGCCAAGGCGATCGCCGCCGACTGGCAGCTCCCGCTGTACCGGCTGGATATGGCGTCGGTGTTCGGCCATTACGTGGGCCAGTCGGAGGGCAGGCTGCGCGACGCCCTCGCCACCGCAGACACCGTGGCACCGTGCGTGCTGTGGATCGACGAGATCGAGAAGGGGCTGGCCGGGTCGGGCAGCGACAGCACCGGCATCACCACCCGCCTGGTCGGCCAGTTCCTGTACTGGCTCCAGGAGTCGCGCGCCCGCGTGTTCGTCGTGGCCACCGCCAACGACACCCGGTCGCTGCCGCCGGAGCTGCTGCGTAGCGGCCGGTTCGACGACATGTTCTTCGTGGACCTGCCCGACCAAGAGGAACGCCGGGAGATCATCGGCATTTACCTGGGCAAGTACCTCAGGGTGCCGGTCGCCAGGGAGGTCGTCGACGAGTTGGTGGTGCTCAGTGAGGGGTTCGCCGGTTCGGACCTCCAGTCGGCGGTGGCCGAGATCGGCTACGAGGCGATTCGGGTCGGCGACGACGCAGTGCCCGTCGACTACTACTACAGCGCGTTCCGGAACGTGGTGCCCCTGCTCCGGTCCGCGCCGGAGCGCGTAGAAGAAGTGCGTCAGCTCCGCGACCGGGCGATCCCGGCGTCGGGCAAGGCGCGGCCGAGCACGGACCGAACCGTCGGCGCGCGTCGTGTCGTCCTGGGCTGA
- a CDS encoding CHAT domain-containing protein, translated as MTTDELSTVLGHTDLAIAAIDEPDRAAWVFARCWARVVRFQHLEGDEQDLDRAFADVQSLPPDFPGRAKLAAAAVAAALQRGRLRTRERLLAARELTAIADADPVPLSAWPKTSAAVRAMALVSAAQHGEPGFHFDGAVAEAERLASAASGEEPYSTIADMALTTLRQQRSMANRDAGGAKGAAEELRDKRFAVGGADVMGVMAEFQASLLRLDTRRMVELWPQLAALADHPALPASTRAGLAEMLRSVAPFFTMLREGHDADPGGLGMMADPELIKVLVDSPLLADQPGLSTPEWALRAFTAATGQLALGTPEAIDRAITMLSEILERVDPHDARMGLYLTSLGAAIIDRHVRSGDREDLRRGIAVLERARDVVGSVTSAYWHMVAVPLAAAYRMSGRADLGHDTALSGLRAHCWNALVQADPVAVHAAARAAAGDALDAAHACLADHDPDRAVTALESGRGLILFSALERRDIERRLADAGKPALAQHWKRAVAFNPAEIPEDLRRQVMSELTGVPLVPGSQPGRPVGGPARLIDPPALPEVRAALGALGADALVYLLPGEQGTGAAVVVPAEDEASRYFLPDLTAAPLARFEDFLARSLRVAERDADADFESATTGDLTELCEWAWDVAIGPLLEHLPDDTKRIVLVPIGELARIPWHAALDRRTGEHAVERVAFSYTPSARLMCETAWRKRVAPGGHALVVADPDTKGTQRELVAARAEGLAVAALYPRARLVGRAPDGSAASGGRGTRADVAGWLGTAELGSTLHLACHGVVSYDADSSSYLLLADGDRLAAEELTAALTTSPGRDVALAVLAACRSGESGRGHDEAFSIGSAVLAANVRTVVSAQWNVPDAATSVLMFMFHHYLRAEGMPAADALRAAQLWALRDRTPPASMPWALRNHLTRHDVGAVEAWAGFTHAGQ; from the coding sequence GTGACGACCGACGAGCTGTCAACGGTGCTGGGCCACACCGACCTCGCCATCGCCGCGATCGACGAGCCGGACCGGGCGGCGTGGGTCTTCGCCCGCTGCTGGGCGAGGGTGGTGCGCTTCCAGCATCTGGAGGGCGACGAGCAGGATCTGGACCGGGCGTTCGCGGACGTTCAGTCTCTGCCGCCAGACTTCCCCGGCCGGGCCAAGCTCGCGGCAGCCGCAGTGGCCGCCGCCCTCCAGCGCGGCCGGTTGCGAACCCGGGAGCGCCTGCTCGCGGCCCGTGAACTGACCGCGATCGCCGACGCGGACCCGGTGCCGCTGTCGGCGTGGCCGAAGACATCAGCCGCGGTGCGGGCGATGGCGCTGGTGAGCGCGGCGCAGCACGGCGAGCCGGGCTTCCACTTCGATGGCGCGGTGGCCGAAGCCGAGCGCCTGGCGTCCGCTGCCTCGGGCGAGGAGCCCTACTCGACGATCGCCGACATGGCGTTGACGACCCTGCGCCAGCAGCGGTCGATGGCCAACCGGGACGCTGGGGGCGCCAAGGGGGCGGCCGAGGAGCTGCGCGACAAGCGGTTCGCCGTCGGTGGCGCCGACGTGATGGGGGTGATGGCGGAATTCCAGGCCTCGCTCCTGCGCCTGGACACCCGGCGGATGGTCGAGTTGTGGCCCCAACTGGCCGCGCTGGCCGATCACCCGGCCCTGCCCGCGAGCACCAGGGCAGGTTTGGCGGAGATGTTGCGCTCGGTGGCCCCGTTCTTCACCATGCTGAGGGAGGGCCACGACGCCGATCCCGGTGGTCTCGGCATGATGGCCGATCCCGAGCTGATCAAGGTCCTCGTCGATTCTCCGCTGCTCGCCGACCAGCCGGGGCTGTCCACCCCGGAGTGGGCGCTCCGCGCTTTCACCGCCGCCACCGGCCAACTGGCCCTCGGCACACCGGAGGCGATCGACCGGGCCATCACCATGCTGTCGGAGATCCTCGAGCGGGTGGATCCGCACGACGCGCGGATGGGTCTTTACCTGACGTCGCTGGGCGCGGCGATCATCGACCGCCACGTGCGCTCGGGCGATCGGGAGGATCTGCGCCGCGGCATCGCGGTCCTGGAACGCGCCCGGGATGTCGTCGGCTCGGTCACCAGCGCGTACTGGCACATGGTCGCGGTCCCGCTCGCGGCCGCCTATCGGATGAGTGGCCGCGCGGATCTCGGGCATGACACTGCCCTCAGTGGGCTGCGCGCCCACTGCTGGAACGCGCTGGTGCAGGCCGACCCGGTCGCCGTGCACGCCGCAGCACGGGCAGCAGCCGGCGACGCGCTGGACGCGGCACACGCCTGCCTGGCCGACCATGACCCCGATCGCGCCGTCACCGCGCTGGAGTCGGGCCGAGGGCTCATCCTGTTCTCGGCACTGGAGCGCCGAGACATCGAACGCCGCTTGGCGGACGCGGGCAAACCGGCGTTGGCGCAGCACTGGAAGCGTGCGGTGGCGTTCAACCCCGCCGAGATTCCGGAGGACCTGCGACGCCAGGTGATGAGCGAGCTGACCGGCGTCCCACTCGTGCCAGGTTCGCAGCCCGGCCGACCGGTGGGTGGCCCGGCCCGGCTTATCGACCCGCCCGCGCTGCCGGAAGTCCGCGCGGCCCTGGGCGCGCTCGGCGCCGACGCGCTGGTGTATCTCCTTCCCGGTGAGCAGGGCACGGGCGCGGCCGTGGTGGTGCCCGCGGAGGACGAGGCGAGCAGGTACTTCCTGCCGGACCTCACCGCAGCCCCGCTCGCGCGCTTCGAGGATTTCCTGGCCCGCTCCCTCAGGGTCGCGGAAAGAGACGCGGACGCGGACTTCGAGTCGGCCACCACGGGCGACCTGACCGAGCTGTGCGAGTGGGCTTGGGACGTCGCGATCGGCCCGCTGCTGGAGCACCTGCCCGACGACACCAAGCGGATCGTGCTCGTGCCGATCGGCGAGTTGGCGCGGATCCCCTGGCACGCGGCGCTCGACCGGCGTACAGGTGAGCACGCCGTGGAACGGGTCGCGTTCTCTTATACGCCGTCCGCCCGCTTGATGTGCGAAACGGCCTGGCGCAAGCGGGTGGCGCCGGGCGGGCACGCGCTCGTGGTGGCCGACCCGGACACCAAGGGCACGCAACGGGAACTGGTCGCGGCCCGTGCCGAGGGTCTGGCAGTCGCCGCACTCTACCCGCGCGCACGGCTCGTCGGCCGGGCGCCGGACGGATCGGCCGCCTCCGGCGGTCGGGGCACCAGGGCAGATGTCGCCGGCTGGCTGGGGACGGCCGAACTGGGCTCCACGCTGCACCTGGCCTGTCACGGCGTGGTGAGCTACGACGCCGACTCGTCGTCCTATCTGTTGCTCGCCGACGGTGACCGTCTCGCGGCGGAGGAGCTGACCGCCGCTCTCACCACCTCACCGGGGCGGGACGTCGCGCTGGCCGTGCTGGCGGCGTGCCGCAGTGGGGAGTCCGGGCGCGGGCACGACGAGGCGTTCAGCATCGGATCGGCAGTCCTCGCGGCCAACGTGCGCACAGTGGTGAGCGCGCAGTGGAACGTGCCGGACGCGGCGACCTCGGTGTTGATGTTCATGTTCCACCACTACCTGCGCGCGGAGGGGATGCCGGCGGCGGACGCCCTGCGCGCGGCGCAGCTGTGGGCGCTGCGGGACCGGACGCCGCCCGCGTCGATGCCCTGGGCGCTGCGCAACCACCTGACCCGGCACGACGTCGGAGCGGTCGAGGCGTGGGCCGGATTCACCCACGCCGGGCAATGA
- a CDS encoding caspase family protein, whose amino-acid sequence MGTVHALLVGVNDYAGRVRPLRGTHHDVGHAEEYLRTRVERPKIRVLLDADATRQAVVTGLREHLGRARRGDTALFWFSGHGSEAPVAAGFEATAPNGRTQTIVCADSRLDGGEDLLDRELGALLDAVSTSGAHVVAVLDCCHSDGSTRGDTALIARGTPARLLPPRPESLVPELFAGTRDVVGRRPSHVLLAACDIREKAYEKPFRGFHRGVFSRALLGQLAALGPGVGYRELLVAVSCDVENVVSDQHPTLQPVIDPLADQPFLGGAVRSTSTGTRARYVRGWWQVDAGACHGMPEPVPGDPVEFGVVGSDPVRLFRTVDVVGDHSKVEPVGWTPDRAQQHPVVTTRVPLPGTSVALDPSGEDPAAAERIAAALRVATPGGGPSPHVRPVDPGQVADIRVVVRGPGVVDVTSADGDPFFTRVDVRTADAAARVVADMEHVARWRAVKGLVNPNSALAHAVRVEVLSERGGPMPLDKSGVLRASYRGTAPPKVLVRLRNTHHCDLFCVLLDLTDQYRVHPGLFPGGWVRARYSAYAAGGRAITLSLPPGRPVEPGASVRDWFKLLVSEERFSADPFRLPRLGEKEPAAVRGTALGGIVDRLGLAATQRTTSDELRGACDWMTSIASVMTMVP is encoded by the coding sequence ATGGGCACGGTTCACGCGCTGTTGGTGGGCGTCAACGACTACGCGGGTCGCGTCCGGCCGCTTCGCGGCACGCACCACGACGTCGGCCACGCCGAGGAGTACCTGAGGACCCGCGTCGAGCGGCCGAAGATCCGAGTCCTGCTCGACGCCGACGCGACTCGGCAGGCGGTCGTGACCGGCCTGCGCGAGCACCTCGGACGAGCCCGCCGAGGGGACACCGCGCTCTTCTGGTTCAGCGGCCACGGCTCGGAAGCGCCGGTGGCCGCCGGTTTCGAGGCGACCGCGCCCAACGGCAGGACGCAGACGATCGTTTGCGCCGACAGCCGGCTCGACGGCGGCGAAGACCTGCTCGACCGTGAACTTGGCGCGCTGCTGGACGCCGTCTCGACCTCCGGCGCGCACGTGGTGGCCGTTCTGGACTGCTGTCACTCCGACGGTTCGACCCGGGGTGACACCGCCCTGATCGCGCGGGGCACGCCCGCACGTCTCCTCCCGCCGAGACCGGAATCTCTTGTGCCCGAACTTTTCGCGGGGACCAGGGACGTGGTCGGCCGACGGCCGTCGCACGTGCTGCTCGCGGCGTGTGACATCCGCGAGAAGGCGTACGAGAAGCCGTTCCGCGGATTTCACCGCGGTGTCTTCAGCCGCGCTCTGCTCGGCCAGCTCGCAGCGCTGGGGCCGGGCGTCGGCTACCGCGAGCTCCTGGTCGCCGTGTCGTGCGACGTGGAGAACGTGGTGTCGGATCAGCACCCGACCCTCCAACCCGTCATCGACCCCTTGGCCGACCAACCGTTCCTCGGCGGTGCCGTGCGGTCGACGTCGACCGGGACGAGGGCGCGGTACGTGCGCGGCTGGTGGCAGGTGGACGCGGGCGCCTGCCATGGGATGCCCGAACCCGTGCCGGGCGACCCGGTGGAGTTCGGCGTGGTGGGCAGCGACCCGGTGCGGTTGTTCCGGACGGTCGACGTCGTCGGCGACCACAGCAAGGTCGAGCCGGTCGGCTGGACACCGGACCGGGCACAGCAGCACCCCGTCGTGACGACGCGAGTGCCGTTGCCCGGCACGTCGGTCGCGCTGGACCCGTCCGGGGAGGATCCCGCCGCGGCTGAGCGGATCGCTGCCGCATTGCGCGTCGCCACGCCGGGCGGCGGGCCCTCGCCGCACGTGCGACCGGTCGACCCGGGGCAGGTGGCGGACATCCGAGTGGTCGTGCGCGGCCCCGGTGTGGTCGATGTGACCTCCGCGGACGGTGACCCGTTCTTCACGCGAGTCGATGTCCGGACGGCGGACGCTGCCGCGCGAGTCGTCGCCGACATGGAGCACGTCGCGCGGTGGCGGGCGGTGAAGGGGTTGGTCAACCCGAACTCCGCCTTGGCCCACGCCGTGCGGGTGGAAGTCCTGTCCGAGCGCGGTGGCCCGATGCCCCTCGACAAATCCGGTGTGCTGCGCGCCTCGTACCGCGGCACGGCACCGCCCAAGGTGCTGGTGCGACTGCGCAACACCCACCACTGCGACCTGTTCTGTGTGTTGCTGGACCTGACCGACCAGTACCGCGTGCACCCCGGCTTGTTCCCGGGCGGCTGGGTCCGCGCCAGGTACAGCGCGTACGCCGCGGGTGGCCGGGCGATCACGCTTTCGCTGCCCCCCGGCAGGCCGGTGGAGCCGGGCGCGAGCGTCCGTGACTGGTTCAAGCTCCTCGTATCGGAGGAGCGGTTCTCCGCGGACCCTTTCCGGCTGCCGCGCCTTGGGGAAAAGGAGCCGGCAGCGGTGCGGGGCACGGCCCTGGGCGGGATCGTCGACCGCCTCGGCCTGGCCGCCACCCAACGCACTACGTCCGATGAGCTCCGGGGCGCATGCGACTGGATGACCTCGATCGCGTCCGTGATGACCATGGTCCCGTGA
- a CDS encoding CHAT domain-containing protein: MTIDGQQSGGPSTEEVLAMAGRLVEQLATAPETLAPALAGAVGLIRLYDIDLEDDDFRVQIGDSLDLLRHGITGDPDNSNRGDWMMAAAIGHAELGQWGQAIRRGEEAAAWSYEDDAAADFTRIELANLYLDRAGYVMSTQADNPHQASDELHDLPALLAGLADAAATRSTETVLRVNQARAVALRWEDGGADGDLDAALKLLQDNIFLLPRNASHHEDLALFAGVCHQLLARGKEVPRDDAIAALESVIAAEPEPSPDHHWLLAQLLDHRHPGGDVEVEAEVRDRIIASLAVAAPHGDALTWEQYGTALAERGNDNDNMDDHREAIVWLARYLEQQDPAERHAWVPWVDISAAHYALMRADDGVAHADEVVHRVTRALTIGIPDEDIAHTLRRFRLDAVFLDGNRPDLDRFIATHPVKDWLLEAQRLVEEKAADGPLSEEVALLAAMTGIGWYYLAIGAWHHVVTHPAEVPILLDGISRMLHAAEQIDDMPPKCRRLLHVLVELMSNQRKLLAGDDDVDLTAAKAALVDPALANEHSDIVQLVGLISVTLSSGSASLSAFELGERVLANRSGVLTRSAEDARELEGIRLLFTAFRLYRTDVPLAEVRAAVARAEEVLSTLPRTLVIEPLALLCGTLHRAFESLDSPQHPAPQVLTGSWIDPVMASISLVEEIAAASNRADTGALRAILHRLDDVSEPPPVLVSGLSMVENLRASAHLALARLEPWNREVIDNAIELHRDCHTQHQPQEELLAPSRMTLARLLRLRDAPGDREWSRRLGLELLWVATWKVLVQSNGDHALEMARNASTAVDELTAWCLDDDAIDDLVQVVDARRGLVLKAAGTGRTVAEQLRRIGRDDLAERWTASGGRDELLLPDWQGPDEDWGALRRTVLRELASRPDELVDRPSVAEVQNALRRHGSGCLVYLLPANRHHDGLALLVPAHGRARIRMLPGLRVDTVVERYRLAYEERAEKRDADSVRRWCAELGELCSWAWEVAGRELSLVAGQHGGVVLVPVGSSGLVPWHAARRTVDGADRYLVQDATISYAPSARLFCDVVGRDEVVDGRPVLVGNPARDLPVGAVEAVAIRDAFYPGGAFYGGFSGPPLPWRPAEDGLGTPAEVLLAMDGPLPLLHLACHAVADMRRPLNSEVRLARERLSSRQLLGVSPTTTLPLGLVVLSGCTTNVSGVDYDEALSLSATFLAIGARSVVGSLWQVPSGRTTAQLVFLFHHYLRAEGMSAAEALRAAQLWMLAPDREYPATMPEHIRGIPATSGFDHRDVECWAGFTQLGQ, translated from the coding sequence ATGACCATCGACGGGCAACAGTCCGGCGGGCCGTCGACCGAAGAGGTCCTGGCCATGGCCGGACGTCTCGTGGAGCAACTCGCCACCGCGCCGGAAACGCTCGCGCCGGCCCTGGCCGGAGCAGTGGGCCTCATCCGCTTGTACGACATCGACCTGGAGGACGACGACTTCCGGGTCCAAATCGGCGACTCCCTCGACCTCCTGCGGCACGGCATCACGGGCGATCCGGACAACAGCAATCGCGGAGACTGGATGATGGCCGCTGCCATCGGGCACGCCGAGCTTGGGCAATGGGGCCAGGCGATCCGGCGGGGTGAGGAAGCCGCCGCCTGGTCGTACGAGGACGACGCCGCGGCCGACTTCACGCGCATCGAGCTGGCGAACCTGTACCTCGACCGAGCCGGTTATGTAATGTCCACCCAGGCCGACAACCCCCACCAGGCCTCGGACGAGCTGCATGACCTCCCTGCCTTGTTGGCAGGCCTCGCGGACGCCGCGGCGACGAGGTCGACCGAGACGGTGCTGCGGGTGAACCAGGCTCGAGCGGTCGCGCTCCGGTGGGAGGACGGCGGAGCGGACGGCGACCTCGATGCCGCCCTGAAGTTGTTGCAGGACAACATTTTCCTACTCCCCAGGAACGCGTCACATCATGAGGATCTGGCCCTGTTCGCCGGCGTATGCCACCAGCTCCTCGCGCGGGGGAAGGAGGTTCCCCGCGACGACGCCATCGCGGCGCTGGAGTCGGTCATCGCGGCCGAGCCCGAGCCGTCCCCCGACCACCACTGGCTGCTCGCCCAACTGCTCGACCACCGGCATCCCGGAGGCGACGTCGAGGTCGAAGCCGAGGTCCGCGACCGGATCATCGCGAGCCTGGCAGTCGCCGCGCCACACGGCGACGCGCTCACATGGGAGCAGTACGGCACCGCCCTGGCCGAGCGCGGCAACGACAACGACAACATGGACGACCACCGCGAGGCGATCGTGTGGCTGGCCCGCTACCTGGAGCAGCAGGACCCGGCCGAGCGGCACGCTTGGGTGCCGTGGGTCGACATCAGCGCCGCCCACTACGCCCTCATGCGGGCCGACGACGGTGTCGCGCACGCCGACGAGGTGGTCCACCGCGTCACCCGCGCGCTGACCATCGGCATCCCCGACGAAGACATCGCGCACACCCTCCGCCGGTTCCGCCTCGACGCCGTCTTCCTGGACGGCAACCGGCCCGACCTCGACCGCTTCATCGCGACCCACCCGGTCAAGGACTGGCTCCTGGAGGCCCAGCGCCTGGTGGAGGAGAAGGCAGCGGACGGTCCCCTCAGCGAGGAGGTGGCGCTCCTGGCCGCCATGACGGGGATAGGGTGGTATTACCTGGCCATCGGCGCCTGGCACCACGTCGTGACGCACCCGGCCGAGGTGCCGATCCTGTTGGACGGCATATCGCGAATGCTGCACGCCGCTGAGCAGATCGACGACATGCCCCCCAAGTGCCGCCGATTGCTGCATGTCCTGGTGGAACTGATGTCCAACCAGAGGAAACTCCTGGCAGGCGACGACGACGTGGACCTGACCGCGGCGAAGGCAGCCCTCGTTGATCCCGCCCTCGCCAACGAGCACAGCGACATCGTCCAACTGGTCGGCCTCATCAGCGTCACGCTGAGCAGTGGCTCGGCCTCGCTGAGCGCGTTCGAGTTGGGCGAGCGGGTGCTGGCGAACCGGTCCGGGGTGCTGACGCGCAGTGCCGAAGATGCCCGCGAATTAGAGGGAATCCGGCTGCTCTTCACGGCATTCCGGCTGTACCGCACCGACGTCCCCCTGGCCGAAGTGCGCGCAGCGGTAGCGCGGGCCGAGGAGGTGCTGTCCACGCTGCCGCGCACGCTTGTGATCGAGCCGCTCGCCTTGCTGTGCGGGACACTGCACCGCGCCTTCGAATCACTGGACTCACCACAGCACCCTGCTCCTCAGGTGTTGACCGGGTCCTGGATCGACCCTGTCATGGCGTCGATAAGCCTGGTTGAGGAGATCGCCGCTGCCTCCAATCGGGCGGACACCGGGGCGCTTCGCGCCATCCTGCACCGACTGGACGACGTATCGGAACCACCACCGGTGCTGGTGAGCGGCCTCAGCATGGTCGAGAACTTGCGCGCTTCGGCCCACCTGGCGCTGGCCCGCCTGGAGCCGTGGAACCGCGAGGTGATCGACAACGCTATCGAGTTGCACCGCGACTGCCACACCCAGCACCAACCGCAGGAGGAGCTGTTGGCGCCCTCCCGGATGACCCTGGCCCGCTTGTTGCGCCTCCGCGACGCGCCAGGGGACCGCGAGTGGAGCAGACGGCTGGGCCTGGAGCTGCTGTGGGTCGCCACGTGGAAGGTGCTCGTGCAGTCCAACGGCGACCACGCGCTGGAGATGGCACGCAACGCGTCGACCGCGGTAGATGAGTTGACGGCGTGGTGCCTGGACGATGATGCGATCGACGACCTCGTCCAGGTGGTGGACGCACGACGCGGGCTCGTGCTCAAAGCCGCCGGTACCGGGCGAACCGTGGCCGAACAGCTGCGCCGGATCGGACGCGACGATCTCGCCGAGCGGTGGACCGCCTCCGGTGGGCGCGACGAGCTCCTGTTGCCGGACTGGCAGGGGCCGGACGAAGACTGGGGTGCGTTGCGGCGCACCGTGCTGCGGGAACTGGCCTCGCGGCCGGACGAGCTGGTCGACCGCCCGTCGGTGGCGGAAGTCCAGAACGCACTGCGGCGGCACGGATCCGGTTGCCTGGTCTACCTGCTGCCGGCAAACCGGCACCACGATGGGCTGGCGCTCCTGGTGCCCGCGCACGGGCGTGCGCGGATCCGCATGCTGCCGGGCCTGCGTGTGGACACGGTGGTGGAGCGTTACCGGCTGGCCTACGAGGAGCGGGCCGAGAAGCGTGACGCGGACAGCGTCCGGCGTTGGTGCGCCGAACTGGGCGAACTGTGCTCCTGGGCGTGGGAGGTGGCTGGGCGCGAGCTGTCCCTGGTCGCCGGGCAGCACGGCGGCGTGGTCCTTGTGCCAGTGGGGTCGTCCGGCCTTGTGCCCTGGCACGCCGCGCGGCGAACCGTTGACGGCGCGGACCGCTACCTGGTGCAGGACGCGACGATCTCTTACGCCCCGTCGGCTCGGCTGTTCTGCGACGTGGTCGGCCGGGACGAGGTCGTGGATGGGCGGCCGGTGCTGGTGGGCAACCCCGCGCGGGACCTGCCGGTGGGTGCGGTCGAGGCGGTCGCGATCCGCGACGCGTTCTACCCCGGTGGTGCGTTCTACGGCGGGTTCAGCGGGCCTCCCCTGCCGTGGCGGCCCGCCGAGGACGGCCTCGGCACACCGGCCGAGGTGCTGCTCGCGATGGACGGACCGCTTCCGCTGCTGCACCTGGCGTGCCACGCCGTTGCGGACATGCGGCGCCCGTTGAACTCCGAGGTCCGCCTGGCCCGGGAACGGCTGTCCTCGCGACAGCTGCTGGGGGTGAGCCCGACGACGACCCTGCCGCTGGGCCTAGTGGTGCTGTCCGGCTGCACGACCAACGTGTCTGGTGTGGACTACGACGAGGCGCTGAGCCTGTCGGCCACCTTCCTCGCCATCGGCGCCCGTTCCGTGGTCGGCTCGCTGTGGCAGGTGCCTTCGGGGAGGACGACAGCGCAGCTGGTGTTCCTGTTTCACCACTACTTGCGCGCCGAGGGGATGTCCGCGGCCGAGGCGCTGCGCGCCGCGCAACTGTGGATGCTCGCCCCCGATCGCGAGTACCCGGCGACGATGCCCGAGCACATCCGCGGGATCCCGGCCACCTCTGGATTCGACCACCGGGACGTCGAGTGCTGGGCCGGGTTCACGCAGCTGGGTCAGTGA